The sequence below is a genomic window from Desulfovibrio sp. JC022.
TATGAAAAATTTGATGCCAAGAAAATTTTTGATCTCAATATCGGTGAATGTCCGCCGCTTAAGGGGTGCAAATGCGGAGAGGTCCTTAAGGGGAAAATGACTCCTGAGAAGTGTCCGCTGTTCGGGAAAGCCTGTACTCCCGCCAAACCGGTAGGTCCCTGTATGGTTTCAACTGAAGGCAGCTGCGCTGCTTACTTCAAATACAAAGTAGATTAATATGTCCTCAGATAAAGTTTTACTCGATTACGGTTCCGGCGGAAGGGCCTCTCAGAGGCTTATTTCCGAACTTTTCCTCAAGCATTTTGCTAACGATGAACTGGAGAGGCTCAATGACGCAGCCACCCTGAATTTAAAGGGAAAAATCTCCATGAGCACCGACAGCTTCACCGTTGATCCAATTTTTTTTCCGGGTGGTGATATCGGATCATTGGCAGTTCACGGAACAGTCAACGATGTGGCTATGCTCGGCGCGATTCCGCGGTATATGACTTGTGCCTATATTATTGAAGAAGGGCTGCCCATGGACGATCTGGAGAAAATCGTCATATCAATGGGCGAGGCTTGCAGGCACGCCGGGGTGAATATCGTTACCGGTGATACCAAGGTTGTGCCCAAGGGTATGGTGGATAAGATTTTTATCAACACTACCGGGGTAGGGGAAATTATTGCTGATCCAGCTCCCAGCGGAGATCGCGCTGCGGTTGGGGATGCTGTGCTTGTCAGCGGAACCATGGGCGACCACGGACTGACCATTCTCGGTACCCGTCAAGGTCTTTCTCTAGAATCCAATGTCAAGAGTGACAGTGCTTCCCTGAACCATCTGCTGGTCAAGCTGGTGCAGGAAATTCCTGATATTCATGTCCTGCGCGATCCCACAAGGGGCGGGCTGGCAACTACTCTGAATGAAATTACTGTTTCCTCCAATGTGTGCTGCGAACTAGAAGAATCGACTATTCCTGTACTCCCCGAAGTTGCTGGGGGGTGCTCATTTCTCGGTTTAGATCCTCTCTATCTTGCAAATGAAGGTAAGTTTTTGTGTATTTTGCCTCAGGAGTACGCAGAGCAGGCCCTTGAAATCATGCGTGCAGATGATTTGGGCAAGGATGCCTGTCAGGTAGGAACCATTACTGAAGCAAATCCGGGCAAGGTTATTCTTGTTACCCCGCTGGGCGGTAAAAGGCTGCTTAATATGCTGGAAGGTGAGCAATTGCCCCGTATTTGTTAAGTCCAAAATTGATTTGATAAGTCAAAGGCTTCTCCATTGGGGAAGCCTTTTTTTTGCCGCAAGTGGACAAAATTAAAGAGAAGACGATAGAATCTTATCTTTATATCTTTTAGTGCGGAAAATTTTCATGGCATCTTTGGATTTTATTATCCCAGCCATTGTCATATCAGGATTGATGAGCGGTAAAAAGGATACCCCGGTCCTTTCAAATTTCATAATGGCTTCTTTTAGATTGGAATCCGCTGGAAGTGAAACAACAGTACGGACCATCAGGGTATCCACAATTTCAGCCCCGCCTTTCAAGTCTTGAGCATTTTTAAGGAAAGCCCGCATGTCGCGCAGGGTCAGGATTCCGGCAAGCTTTTCATTTTCATCCAGCACCGGGAAATGAGGAAATTCGGAGTTCAGGACCATGTCTGCGGCTTTGCCGAGACTGTCTGTTGTGTGTAAGTGGTCGAATTCAGTTTCCATTACTTCCCGCAGCGAAACATTGACCATCACGGATTCATCGTGACCGCGCAGAATGTTCACCCCTTGCCGCAGCAGTTTGGCTTCATATACGGAATATCCTTTGAGTATGCGGACGACAAGCGCACTGGTTATACAGCCGACCATCATAGGCAGGATTATTTTATATGAATAAGTTAATTCAAACACGGTCAACACTGCGGTTATGGGAGCAAGGGTGGTTCCGGCTACAACGGTTCCCATGCCTACAAGGGCGTATTGTCCGTGGGTCAGGGCCAGTTCCGGAAAAAACATATTGAGAGTGGAACTTACCGATACTCCAAGTGCAGCACCCAAAACCAGCGAGGGAGCAAAAATTCCGCCGCTCATGCCCGAACCGATGCAAAGTGATGTGGCAACGAGCTTGGCTCCGAGAAGGATCAGGGCCAGATCAAGGGGCAATACACCGGTAAGCCCCATGTTCACAGCTTCATAACCTACACCGAGTACTGCCGGTATTTTAAGAGCCATTGCGCCTAGAAGAAGGCCGCCGAGGGCGGGCTTAAGCCAGTTTGGAAGTGGTATGTGATCAAAGGTTAATTCACATAACCGGATCATTTTTACAAAGGCAATGGATACCAGTCCGGCGAGGATTCCCAGTAGGAAGAAAATAATAAGTTCTTCGAAATTATTGAAAACAAATTTGGGAGCATCGAAGGTGGGAAAGTCTCCCCAGAAAAATTTTGAAAGGGCTGACGCTGTTACCGAGGCCACAATGATGTGGCTGACGTAGGACATTTCCGTATCCAGCAGCAGGATTTCAATGGCAAAAAGTGTTCCTGTGAGCGGGGCATTGAAGGTCGCTGCGATCCCTGCTGCTGCGCCGGAAGCCACGCAGACCGGAAGCATGGACGGATCAAGGCGGAATATTCTTGCTGCGGAGGAGCCAAGAGATGCCCCGATCTGGACAACCGGGCCTTCCCGGCCAACTGACGCACCGCAGCCGATGAGCAGGCTGGTGACCAGAGCTTTAAGAAAGGTGATGCGATGGCGGATAACACCGCCCCGTACAGTCAAAGCCTTGATTACTTCCGGAACTCCGGGTCCTTGGGCTTCCGGTGCCCAGTTTGTGATGATCACACCGGCGATAAGCCCGCCAAAGCAGGGCAGGAAAAGCACCAGCCACCACGGTGAGTTGGCGGCCATATCCAGAAAGGAATGTCCTCCCGCCCAGAACAGGTGTTGGAAATTTTCAATCATCCAGCGGAAGAGAAAAGCCCCGCCGGCTGCAGCCATGCCGATGGCTACGGAGAAAGACATAAGTAAAACGTACTGAACCCTCGGATTAAACGAGGTTCCAGTACGTTTTTTTGTTTTGGAATCGGAAGGGGAAACCATATTGATTTCCACCCGGATTATTTTTCTATCAAGGCGATGGCGCGTTGGGCCAGCTGGGTTACTTCCGGCTTTGAAATCTGGTCGTCAGCACCTACAGATTCACCCTTGTGGCGCAACTTATCAGTAATGATGGAAGAGAACAGTATTACAGGCAGCTGTTTGAGAACCTCGTCAGATTTGATGC
It includes:
- the hypE gene encoding hydrogenase expression/formation protein HypE — protein: MSSDKVLLDYGSGGRASQRLISELFLKHFANDELERLNDAATLNLKGKISMSTDSFTVDPIFFPGGDIGSLAVHGTVNDVAMLGAIPRYMTCAYIIEEGLPMDDLEKIVISMGEACRHAGVNIVTGDTKVVPKGMVDKIFINTTGVGEIIADPAPSGDRAAVGDAVLVSGTMGDHGLTILGTRQGLSLESNVKSDSASLNHLLVKLVQEIPDIHVLRDPTRGGLATTLNEITVSSNVCCELEESTIPVLPEVAGGCSFLGLDPLYLANEGKFLCILPQEYAEQALEIMRADDLGKDACQVGTITEANPGKVILVTPLGGKRLLNMLEGEQLPRIC
- a CDS encoding chloride channel protein; this encodes MVSPSDSKTKKRTGTSFNPRVQYVLLMSFSVAIGMAAAGGAFLFRWMIENFQHLFWAGGHSFLDMAANSPWWLVLFLPCFGGLIAGVIITNWAPEAQGPGVPEVIKALTVRGGVIRHRITFLKALVTSLLIGCGASVGREGPVVQIGASLGSSAARIFRLDPSMLPVCVASGAAAGIAATFNAPLTGTLFAIEILLLDTEMSYVSHIIVASVTASALSKFFWGDFPTFDAPKFVFNNFEELIIFFLLGILAGLVSIAFVKMIRLCELTFDHIPLPNWLKPALGGLLLGAMALKIPAVLGVGYEAVNMGLTGVLPLDLALILLGAKLVATSLCIGSGMSGGIFAPSLVLGAALGVSVSSTLNMFFPELALTHGQYALVGMGTVVAGTTLAPITAVLTVFELTYSYKIILPMMVGCITSALVVRILKGYSVYEAKLLRQGVNILRGHDESVMVNVSLREVMETEFDHLHTTDSLGKAADMVLNSEFPHFPVLDENEKLAGILTLRDMRAFLKNAQDLKGGAEIVDTLMVRTVVSLPADSNLKEAIMKFERTGVSFLPLINPDMTMAGIIKSKDAMKIFRTKRYKDKILSSSL